From a region of the Triticum aestivum cultivar Chinese Spring chromosome 7D, IWGSC CS RefSeq v2.1, whole genome shotgun sequence genome:
- the LOC123167307 gene encoding uncharacterized protein, with amino-acid sequence MAWRESYLDLVLIPVGLLFPIVYHMWLWRAVRRCPLRSTIGINAAARRLWVLSMMKDNEKKAVLVVQSLRNVIMGSTLVATTSVLFCTGVAAVLSSTYAVKKPISDAVFGAHGEYMMALKYVALLTAFLLSFLCHTLAICTFNQATFLVNALSHLFALPDGGRHLPVNKEYVLEVLDRGFLLNFVGNRLFFGGVPLLLWIFGPVLACLCSMVMIPVLYNIDMVYIERGKGGEVSDKMEMTDADSDYGMQV; translated from the coding sequence ATGGCGTGGAGGGAGAGCTACTTGGACCTGGTGCTGATCCCCGTGGGCCTCCTCTTCCCGATCGTGTACCACATGTGGCTGTGGCGCGCGGTCCGTCGCTGCCCGCTCCGCTCCACCATCGGCATcaacgccgccgcgcgccgcctctgggtgctctccatgatgaaggaCAACGAGAAGAAGGCGGTGCTGGTGGTGCAGTCGCTGCGGAACGTGATCATGGGTTCCACGCTGGTGGCCACCACGTCCGTCCTCTTCTGCACCGGCGTGGCCGCCGTGCTCAGCAGCACCTACGCCGTCAAGAAGCCCATCAGCGACGCCGTCTTCGGCGCGCACGGCGAGTACATGATGGCGCTCAAGTACGTGGCCCtcctcaccgccttcctcctctccttcctctgccACACCCTCGCCATCTGCACCTTCAACCAGGCCACCTTCCTCGTCAACGCCCTCTCCCACCTCTTCGCCCTCCCCGACGGCGGCCGCCACCTGCCGGTCAACAAGGAGTACGTCCTGGAGGTCCTCGACAGGGGGTTCCTGCTCAACTTCGTTGGGAACAGGCTCTTCTTCGGCGGCGTTCCGCTCCTGCTGTGGATCTTCGGGCCGGTGCTGGCGTGCCTCTGCTCCATGGTCATGATCCCGGTACTGTACAACATCGACATGGTGTACATCGAGAGAGGAAAGGGTGGCGAGGTGAGTGACAAAATGGAGATGACCGATGCCGACAGCGACTACGGCATGCAAGTCTGA